A single window of Marinobacter sp. LA51 DNA harbors:
- a CDS encoding WS/DGAT/MGAT family O-acyltransferase — MDSPENPMMVCSLLVLDRPISVNHLRRTLEERLLRFRQFRQRIVDTGDRAYWQDDPSFDLDNHLHTVALPGKADQAQLQKLVGDLNSTALDFRRPLWQLHYIDNYQGGSALLIRIHHCIADGISLVRVMLSLTDKTPEPMLPKVAVRSAAPAPKRSWLQSTLHRAVDNIQAATYQTQLFIQSVREDPKYPAKLASTAGSVALDLLKLGLAPFEPETGLRRPLCGRKHVAWAKPLDLDEVKACAKALGGTVNDTLMCTATGALQRHFAARREDVPECGLRVAVPFNLRPLNQPIEILGNKFGLVLVNLPVEVQDPFMCFRQVQENMNRLKRSYQAQVTYSLLDLFGRGPDALERRALGLLSNKASAVLTNVPGPKEPLYMAGAKVTQPMFWVPQSGSIGIGMSIFSYAGTVQFGITVDKNIHADPDEIMAYFQESFEALSHVALAGRRGAIERKAG; from the coding sequence ATGGACAGCCCGGAAAATCCAATGATGGTCTGCAGCTTGTTGGTGCTGGACCGCCCGATTTCCGTGAATCATCTCAGACGCACGCTGGAAGAGCGGCTTCTGCGTTTCCGTCAGTTTCGCCAGAGGATAGTCGACACCGGCGACCGCGCGTACTGGCAGGATGACCCGTCCTTTGACCTGGACAACCACCTGCACACCGTTGCCCTGCCCGGCAAGGCAGACCAGGCCCAGCTGCAGAAACTGGTGGGCGACCTGAACAGCACCGCACTGGATTTCCGGCGGCCACTCTGGCAACTGCACTACATCGACAATTACCAGGGCGGCAGCGCACTGCTGATCCGTATCCATCACTGCATTGCCGATGGCATTTCGCTGGTGCGGGTGATGCTATCCCTGACCGACAAAACCCCGGAGCCGATGCTTCCGAAAGTTGCGGTGCGTTCGGCCGCGCCTGCGCCGAAACGATCATGGCTGCAATCGACGCTTCACCGGGCGGTGGACAACATTCAGGCCGCCACCTACCAGACCCAGCTGTTTATCCAGTCGGTTCGTGAAGATCCGAAATACCCGGCCAAACTGGCGTCCACCGCCGGCAGTGTCGCGCTCGATTTGCTCAAGCTCGGGCTCGCGCCGTTCGAGCCGGAGACCGGATTGCGACGCCCCCTGTGCGGGCGCAAACACGTCGCCTGGGCCAAACCGCTGGATCTGGACGAAGTTAAAGCCTGCGCCAAGGCCCTCGGCGGCACCGTGAACGATACTCTGATGTGTACCGCCACCGGGGCCCTGCAGCGCCACTTCGCCGCCCGTCGCGAAGATGTGCCCGAGTGCGGCCTGCGGGTTGCTGTGCCATTCAACCTGCGACCACTGAACCAGCCGATTGAAATCCTCGGCAACAAGTTCGGCCTGGTGCTGGTGAACCTGCCGGTGGAGGTTCAGGATCCGTTCATGTGTTTCCGGCAGGTGCAGGAAAACATGAACCGCCTGAAGCGCTCTTACCAGGCGCAGGTGACCTACAGCCTCCTTGATCTGTTTGGCCGTGGCCCCGACGCCCTGGAGCGCAGGGCCCTGGGTTTGCTGAGCAACAAGGCCTCCGCCGTGCTGACCAACGTGCCGGGCCCCAAGGAGCCGCTGTACATGGCCGGCGCCAAGGTCACCCAGCCGATGTTCTGGGTGCCCCAGAGCGGCTCAATCGGCATAGGCATGAGCATCTTCAGTTATGCCGGCACCGTGCAGTTCGGTATCACCGTGGACAAGAACATTCACGCCGATCCGGACGAGATCATGGCGTACTTCCAGGAAAGCTTTGAAGCCCTCAGCCACGTCGCCCTGGCTGGCCGGCGAGGCGCCATTGAACGCAAAGCGGGCTGA
- a CDS encoding exopolysaccharide biosynthesis protein, translating into MDQTQQPANLTDVLQRLREHTEGQQHISIGDLLAAVGQRSFGPVVLIAGLITIAPLIGDIPGVPTLLGLVVLLTLGQLLFQRQSVWIPNKLSNRRVARETLIKGLDWMQKPACFVDRWTRPRLTWLVRGPGQYLMALICMLVAAAMPAMEVVPFSANGGALALMVFGMAMVVEDGVLALLGMAITGGTLWAVIIGLMG; encoded by the coding sequence ATGGACCAGACCCAGCAACCCGCCAATCTGACCGACGTACTCCAGCGCCTGCGTGAGCACACCGAGGGCCAACAGCACATCTCCATTGGCGATCTACTGGCGGCGGTTGGCCAGCGCTCGTTCGGGCCGGTGGTGCTGATCGCAGGCCTGATCACCATCGCCCCGCTGATTGGTGATATTCCCGGCGTACCGACTTTGCTGGGCCTGGTGGTGCTGCTGACGCTGGGGCAACTGCTGTTCCAGCGCCAATCGGTGTGGATTCCGAATAAACTGTCTAACCGCCGCGTGGCCCGGGAAACTCTGATCAAGGGCCTGGACTGGATGCAGAAGCCGGCCTGCTTTGTGGACCGCTGGACTCGCCCACGGCTGACCTGGCTGGTACGGGGGCCCGGGCAGTACCTGATGGCGTTGATTTGCATGCTGGTGGCCGCGGCCATGCCGGCCATGGAGGTGGTGCCTTTTAGCGCCAACGGTGGTGCGCTGGCGCTGATGGTGTTCGGTATGGCCATGGTGGTGGAGGATGGCGTGCTGGCCTTGCTGGGCATGGCCATCACCGGCGGTACTTTGTGGGCGGTGATAATCGGGCTCATGGGATAG